The proteins below are encoded in one region of Segatella copri:
- a CDS encoding phage virion morphogenesis protein, translated as MMSKEKTIIKRILNDIRVDLSDEFDQNFEREAFFSEAWERHRSPLRPGGHILVDTGTLRRSVRSEMKETSIRFFTDLPYADIHNEGGEIVVTKRMKGYFWHKYMDAAGALTFARRKDGTQRKDKKTRHISDVAEFWKFMALKKEGTTIKIPKRQFLGLSPEVEKAVTDIIEDNLQEYLGKEMEHFEKRLKK; from the coding sequence ATGATGAGCAAGGAAAAGACTATTATTAAGAGGATTCTGAATGACATCCGCGTTGACCTAAGTGACGAGTTTGACCAGAACTTTGAGCGAGAGGCATTTTTCAGCGAGGCATGGGAACGGCACAGAAGCCCCCTTCGACCAGGTGGGCATATTCTTGTTGATACAGGCACGCTGAGGAGAAGCGTCAGAAGCGAGATGAAGGAAACGAGCATCCGCTTCTTCACTGATTTGCCATACGCCGACATTCACAATGAAGGCGGTGAGATAGTGGTGACAAAACGAATGAAAGGCTATTTCTGGCACAAGTACATGGATGCAGCAGGTGCATTGACCTTTGCAAGGCGCAAGGACGGCACGCAGCGCAAGGACAAGAAGACACGGCATATCAGTGACGTGGCAGAGTTCTGGAAGTTCATGGCATTGAAGAAGGAAGGCACGACAATCAAGATACCTAAGAGGCAGTTTCTTGGTTTGTCACCAGAGGTGGAAAAGGCAGTTACGGACATCATCGAGGATAATTTGCAAGAATACCTCGGAAAGGAAATGGAACATTTTGAAAAACGATTGAAGAAATGA
- a CDS encoding DUF3164 family protein, whose translation MEENKKQTVEMTAEEAEAFKQFQEKQAKEKAAKKRKEDREAYAQLVDSEIESAIPELRSLSEQMLAVKSKVYENFAEVINIKANVLKLTKDTQRTHTFTHSNGKMRLTLGYNCIDDYRDTVNDGIAIVKQYIESLATDTKSKELVATILQLLSRDGTGNLKASRVLQLRKLADKSDNDQFKEGVQIIEEAYQPSLTKQFIRAEWKDEHNKWHIIPLSVTDVEQTETKQEANEDNDNQGTQGGTV comes from the coding sequence ATGGAAGAGAACAAGAAACAGACAGTGGAAATGACAGCGGAAGAGGCAGAAGCCTTCAAGCAGTTCCAAGAGAAGCAAGCCAAGGAAAAGGCTGCTAAGAAGCGCAAGGAAGACCGTGAGGCTTACGCCCAGTTGGTGGACAGCGAGATTGAGAGTGCCATCCCCGAACTTCGCAGCCTGTCAGAACAGATGCTTGCAGTGAAGAGCAAGGTTTATGAGAACTTTGCGGAAGTCATCAACATCAAGGCAAACGTGTTGAAGCTGACCAAGGACACCCAGCGCACACACACCTTCACCCATTCAAACGGAAAGATGCGCCTCACGCTTGGTTACAACTGCATTGATGACTACCGTGACACAGTGAATGACGGCATTGCCATCGTCAAGCAGTACATCGAGAGCCTTGCAACCGACACCAAAAGCAAGGAACTTGTGGCAACCATCCTACAGCTATTGAGCCGTGACGGAACAGGCAACTTGAAGGCAAGCCGTGTGTTGCAGCTTCGCAAACTGGCAGACAAGAGCGACAACGACCAATTCAAGGAAGGTGTGCAAATCATCGAAGAGGCTTATCAGCCATCGCTCACCAAGCAGTTCATCAGAGCTGAGTGGAAGGACGAACACAACAAGTGGCACATCATCCCATTGAGTGTGACAGATGTAGAACAAACAGAAACTAAACAAGAAGCCAATGAAGACAACGACAACCAAGGCACCCAAGGTGGCACTGTGTAG
- a CDS encoding bifunctional adenosylcobinamide kinase/adenosylcobinamide-phosphate guanylyltransferase: protein MAKRAYSPRDIAAKTYVTIPWGEKWSKVFGYPSITETWFVSGSSASGKSSFVMQLAKELCSYGGVLYLSYEEGVSKSFQDRINRYKMNEVQGKFRVATDDTLDDLRARLKKRKSAKFVIIDSFQYSNWSYEQAKTLADDFPRKCFIFISQEYKGQPLGKPAARLKYMAGMKVRVQGYKAYCQGRAIGEAGEAFTVWEDGVIQTSNEA, encoded by the coding sequence ATGGCAAAGCGAGCATACAGCCCCAGGGATATTGCAGCAAAGACATACGTCACCATTCCCTGGGGTGAGAAATGGAGCAAGGTGTTTGGCTATCCAAGCATAACAGAGACATGGTTTGTGTCAGGATCGAGCGCAAGCGGAAAGAGCAGCTTTGTGATGCAGCTTGCCAAAGAACTTTGCTCGTATGGTGGCGTTCTTTACCTGAGTTATGAGGAAGGTGTGAGCAAGAGCTTTCAAGACCGCATCAACCGCTACAAGATGAATGAGGTGCAAGGCAAGTTCCGTGTGGCAACAGACGACACCCTTGACGATCTGAGGGCAAGGCTTAAAAAACGCAAGAGTGCCAAGTTTGTCATCATTGACAGCTTCCAATATTCAAATTGGAGCTATGAGCAAGCCAAGACGCTTGCAGATGACTTCCCTCGAAAGTGCTTCATATTCATCAGCCAGGAATACAAGGGGCAACCGCTTGGCAAACCAGCAGCCCGATTGAAGTACATGGCAGGTATGAAGGTGAGAGTGCAAGGATATAAAGCATATTGCCAAGGTCGTGCCATTGGTGAGGCTGGTGAGGCATTCACCGTATGGGAGGATGGAGTAATACAAACAAGCAACGAAGCATAA
- a CDS encoding ATP-binding protein, with amino-acid sequence MTIAEATKKKILAAIAANRSNYPSDAKHATALGLSTSIYSMLKNGQTEKALSDANWLSIARKLNVALRNEIEWNAAPTETFKYITKQIEFCQGSGQSSILCDIPNIGKTFTARYYVQGHKNAVYIDCSQVKTKLKLVRKIASEFGVDSKGHYADVYEDLVYYLRSIEHPLIILDEAGDLQYEAFLELKALWNATERCCAWYMMGADGLKEKINRSIECKKVGYTEMLSRYGGRYSKVTPDDGKERDKFLRHQAEVVAMANAPKDADIATIVRKTNGGLRRVYTEIEKLKLA; translated from the coding sequence ATGACAATAGCAGAAGCAACAAAGAAAAAGATTTTGGCAGCGATAGCAGCCAACAGATCAAATTATCCAAGTGACGCAAAGCACGCAACCGCCCTTGGACTTTCAACATCCATCTATAGTATGTTGAAGAATGGCCAGACAGAAAAGGCATTGAGTGATGCCAACTGGTTGAGCATTGCAAGAAAGCTGAATGTGGCCTTGCGCAACGAAATAGAGTGGAACGCAGCCCCAACAGAGACCTTCAAGTATATCACCAAGCAAATAGAGTTCTGTCAAGGCTCAGGGCAAAGCAGCATCCTTTGCGACATACCCAACATTGGAAAGACCTTCACGGCGCGCTATTATGTGCAAGGTCACAAGAATGCAGTTTATATCGACTGTTCACAAGTAAAGACCAAGTTGAAGTTGGTTCGCAAGATAGCATCAGAGTTTGGCGTGGACAGCAAGGGACATTATGCCGATGTGTATGAGGATTTGGTTTATTACCTTCGTTCCATCGAACACCCTCTTATCATCCTTGATGAAGCTGGAGACTTGCAGTATGAGGCTTTCTTGGAACTCAAAGCTCTCTGGAATGCAACCGAACGTTGTTGCGCCTGGTACATGATGGGAGCGGATGGACTGAAAGAGAAGATAAATCGCTCCATCGAGTGCAAGAAGGTTGGTTACACCGAAATGTTGAGCCGTTACGGTGGTAGATATTCCAAGGTTACACCAGATGATGGCAAGGAACGTGATAAGTTCTTGCGCCATCAGGCAGAAGTGGTGGCAATGGCTAACGCTCCAAAGGATGCCGACATTGCAACCATCGTGAGAAAAACAAATGGTGGCTTGCGCCGTGTATATACAGAGATAGAGAAACTGAAACTTGCATAA
- a CDS encoding S24 family peptidase, with amino-acid sequence MQENKQEKSLIKQNILLYLSKKDVTPYEFYKKSGVTRGILQQNNGISEDNIARFLAYAPDVNVEWLITGNGDMLRTMQENKQEKSPYNDSLTYCTPKLADDPNVGKPYYDVDFIGGFTEIFNSQVSVPATNIVIRGFEKADLWCNVTGHSMEPKINHGDIIALRQCTLDDVQYGEIYAVVLDTIRTIKILRKSGDPDKLRFIPINLQDFDEQEYPKSRILNIFEVIGSISKFF; translated from the coding sequence ATGCAAGAAAATAAACAAGAAAAATCGCTCATAAAGCAAAATATCTTGCTTTACTTATCCAAAAAGGACGTTACACCCTATGAATTTTACAAAAAATCGGGTGTAACACGTGGTATATTGCAACAAAACAATGGTATTAGTGAAGATAATATTGCAAGATTTCTCGCTTATGCTCCAGATGTAAATGTAGAGTGGCTGATAACTGGCAATGGTGATATGTTGCGCACTATGCAAGAAAATAAACAAGAAAAATCGCCATATAATGATTCTTTAACATATTGCACTCCAAAGCTCGCTGATGATCCAAATGTTGGTAAGCCATACTATGATGTTGATTTCATTGGAGGCTTCACTGAGATATTCAACTCGCAGGTAAGTGTTCCTGCTACCAACATTGTCATCCGTGGTTTTGAAAAGGCCGATTTGTGGTGCAATGTTACAGGTCATTCAATGGAGCCAAAAATCAACCATGGCGACATCATTGCCCTTCGCCAATGTACGCTGGATGATGTCCAGTATGGCGAAATATACGCTGTTGTGCTTGACACGATACGAACCATCAAGATATTGCGCAAGTCTGGTGATCCTGACAAGCTCCGTTTCATCCCAATCAACTTGCAAGATTTCGATGAACAAGAATACCCCAAATCAAGGATATTGAACATCTTTGAGGTCATTGGTAGCATCAGCAAGTTCTTTTAA
- a CDS encoding TonB-dependent receptor, with the protein MNKRAYLYIAALLGITSPFYAAPASAAQTYSKTAMQQQSSCSGNVKDSNGEPIIGATIRIEGSNGGTVTDLDGNFTLKDVKMGVKITISSIGYKTKTIIWNGGSIRATLLEDSNMLQETVVVGYGVQKKANLTGSVSAITSKDIEGVPVANTATLLQGRMTGVNITMNGAQAGNDNPEIRVRGVGTFGNSNPMVLIDGVEGTLSQLSDISPADIENISILKDAASAAIYGVRAANGVILITTKKGSAGSVKVNYGGSYSIQSATVLPKFLNSYDWAIMRNETNPGSYDQAALEKLKNGSDPDHYANTDWMDEIMQTGHMQQHSLSVSGGSENVQFMTSINYSDQKGIMKETGVRKLGFRSNVNSKYKRFSFGLNIAGNFNDVTAPGKNVAGEGGVMRMISWFARPTVPSRYTNGHYGYVDGSNKDAEAFKNPLEAINLGYNKNNAWRFNGKATIGIDIYDGLKFQTSYAYTFYNKATKSYSPSDIDARYDAEGNILKVGSVNNQLTDYRYRETMWTNENLLTYNKRFGLHTINALAGHSIIGYDEEGLTASKQGFPTNNIYELDGGTKNPNTGGNAGAYRLQSFFGRIQYDYDNKYLFEFNVRHDGSSRMPKSHRYATFPSVSLGWVFTSEKFMEEQSKWLFGKLRFSWGKLGNQEIENYPYTATYAASGNYYFDQSGTPQAGLIQNSVPNENIKWETTRSVNIGIDLGFFNNKVTTSFDWFDRKASDILMQLSMPGMFIGLLSAPYQNVGKVRNRGWEWSANYQDHRGDFGWYAGFNVTHVKNEILYMGGLDERISGATINRVGDAIGSYYAYKAIGIYRTEADLNRTNSKGEKIKQNGIEPKLGDIMYQDTNDDGNITPDDRVIIGNPFPKYSFGFNIGGSWKNFDLSTLWQGVTGIYRYNWESTSDWHGNRTDRWLDRWSESNPNGSMPRLGYSFNDTLSSFWLSKADYLRLKNLEVGYTFDQLAKWGVSKVRVYFAATNLLTLTSLDNYDPEKTSGDSRNEIHPNMKSVSFGVNINF; encoded by the coding sequence ATGAACAAAAGAGCATATTTGTACATTGCGGCTCTACTTGGTATCACATCACCATTTTATGCCGCCCCTGCATCAGCAGCTCAGACCTATTCAAAAACTGCTATGCAACAACAGAGTTCCTGCAGTGGTAATGTTAAAGACTCTAATGGAGAACCTATCATCGGTGCTACAATCCGAATCGAAGGGAGCAACGGTGGTACTGTAACTGACCTTGATGGTAATTTTACCCTAAAAGACGTCAAAATGGGAGTTAAAATTACAATTTCTTCCATCGGCTACAAGACAAAGACTATAATATGGAATGGCGGTTCTATCCGTGCTACACTGTTAGAAGACAGCAACATGCTTCAGGAAACTGTAGTTGTAGGTTATGGAGTTCAGAAGAAAGCAAACCTTACAGGTTCTGTATCGGCAATCACATCTAAAGACATCGAAGGTGTGCCAGTAGCAAACACCGCTACCCTATTACAAGGAAGAATGACAGGTGTCAACATTACAATGAATGGTGCCCAAGCTGGTAATGATAATCCGGAAATTAGAGTACGTGGCGTAGGAACATTTGGTAACAGTAATCCTATGGTTCTCATTGATGGCGTAGAAGGAACATTAAGTCAACTCAGCGATATTTCACCTGCAGATATTGAGAATATTTCTATTCTGAAAGATGCCGCATCTGCCGCTATATATGGTGTACGTGCAGCAAATGGCGTAATCCTCATTACAACAAAGAAAGGTTCAGCCGGATCTGTAAAAGTAAACTATGGAGGAAGTTATTCTATCCAGAGCGCAACTGTTTTACCAAAGTTTCTCAACAGTTACGATTGGGCCATCATGCGTAATGAAACTAATCCTGGTTCTTACGACCAAGCTGCGCTTGAAAAGTTAAAAAACGGCTCTGATCCAGACCACTATGCTAACACAGATTGGATGGATGAAATCATGCAGACAGGTCACATGCAGCAGCATAGTTTATCGGTATCAGGTGGTTCTGAAAATGTACAATTTATGACATCTATTAACTATTCTGACCAAAAGGGTATAATGAAGGAAACTGGAGTACGTAAACTAGGCTTCCGTTCCAACGTCAACTCTAAATACAAAAGATTTAGTTTTGGGTTAAATATAGCAGGAAATTTTAATGATGTAACAGCCCCAGGAAAGAATGTTGCTGGTGAAGGAGGTGTAATGCGAATGATTTCATGGTTTGCACGCCCAACTGTACCTTCACGCTATACCAATGGCCATTATGGTTATGTAGATGGTTCTAATAAAGATGCAGAAGCGTTTAAAAATCCATTAGAGGCTATCAATCTTGGATATAACAAGAATAATGCATGGCGCTTTAACGGAAAGGCAACCATTGGTATTGACATCTATGATGGTTTAAAATTCCAGACTAGTTACGCATATACATTCTATAACAAAGCGACCAAAAGCTACTCACCTAGCGATATAGATGCACGCTATGACGCAGAAGGAAACATTCTGAAAGTAGGGTCTGTAAACAATCAATTAACTGATTACAGATATCGTGAAACCATGTGGACTAATGAAAACCTTCTTACCTATAACAAGCGTTTTGGTCTTCATACAATCAATGCATTGGCAGGTCATTCTATTATTGGCTACGATGAAGAAGGTTTAACTGCATCTAAGCAAGGTTTCCCTACCAACAACATCTATGAGTTAGATGGTGGAACCAAGAATCCTAATACAGGAGGTAATGCCGGTGCTTATCGCTTACAGTCATTCTTTGGACGTATACAGTACGATTATGACAACAAATATCTCTTCGAATTCAATGTTCGACATGATGGATCTTCACGCATGCCAAAATCACACCGCTATGCAACATTTCCTTCTGTATCATTAGGTTGGGTCTTCACCAGTGAGAAATTTATGGAAGAACAGAGCAAGTGGCTCTTCGGTAAGCTCCGTTTTTCTTGGGGAAAGTTAGGTAATCAGGAAATCGAAAATTATCCTTACACTGCAACCTATGCAGCAAGCGGCAACTACTATTTTGATCAGAGTGGAACTCCTCAGGCTGGTCTTATACAGAATTCAGTTCCAAACGAAAATATCAAGTGGGAGACTACACGCAGCGTGAATATTGGTATTGATCTCGGATTCTTCAACAATAAGGTAACCACCTCATTCGATTGGTTCGATCGCAAGGCTTCAGATATATTGATGCAGCTTTCTATGCCAGGTATGTTCATCGGATTATTGAGTGCTCCTTATCAGAATGTTGGTAAAGTTCGTAACCGTGGTTGGGAATGGAGTGCTAACTATCAAGACCACCGCGGTGACTTTGGCTGGTATGCAGGTTTCAATGTAACCCATGTAAAGAATGAAATTCTCTATATGGGCGGTTTAGATGAGCGTATCAGTGGTGCAACCATCAATAGAGTAGGTGATGCTATTGGTTCTTATTACGCTTATAAGGCTATCGGCATCTATCGTACAGAGGCTGATCTCAACCGAACTAATTCAAAGGGTGAGAAGATTAAACAAAATGGTATTGAGCCAAAATTGGGTGACATCATGTATCAAGATACTAACGACGATGGAAATATTACACCAGACGACCGTGTGATTATCGGTAATCCATTCCCTAAGTATTCATTCGGTTTTAATATCGGAGGATCTTGGAAGAACTTTGACCTCTCAACACTTTGGCAGGGAGTTACTGGAATTTACCGCTATAACTGGGAATCCACTAGTGACTGGCATGGTAACCGCACAGATCGCTGGTTAGACCGTTGGTCTGAAAGTAATCCAAATGGTTCTATGCCACGCTTGGGTTATAGCTTCAATGATACACTCTCTTCATTCTGGTTGTCAAAAGCAGATTACTTGCGCTTAAAGAACTTAGAGGTAGGGTATACATTCGACCAGCTTGCAAAATGGGGTGTATCCAAGGTTCGTGTCTACTTCGCAGCAACCAATCTGCTCACACTCACTTCTTTAGATAACTACGATCCAGAAAAGACCAGTGGAGATTCACGTAACGAAATCCACCCTAACATGAAGAGCGTATCATTCGGTGTTAATATTAATTTCTAA
- a CDS encoding RagB/SusD family nutrient uptake outer membrane protein, with product MKQNRIFNSIKVASFCGMMVLTATSCSDDFFDVKNPNEISSSTFWKTESDALMALTGCYDAMQNGDLNNDYIDGWKFGFLTRETCTDNGGHSWGNGMLGSSIAQGTSTANDQCFSKYWNANYELIKRCNALLENVDEISMSDDKKAAFKGEAIALRALGYCNLVSVFRDVPYLEKPLTLAECQPARNTKEEIATKVLADLKKNIPNIPVKGKAGKGRLTQEAAYAIMGRLALFTKHYDEAIEAYNHVIGKYSLFTSGDGSDGYKNFSELFTEKNEECDEVILGIHYAGPGKNEGQTFSISWGGPMNAVEATRNLCDDYYCIDGLPIDNSPLFKGKTGKAAYDKENPDFARYENRDPRLKGTLFVPGMKWLNDVYNYPKEGGKKIPSVSQVAIMKWFVPENMANEYDGSLDYYVIRYAEVLLSLSEAMIEKGGYSQEQITKYINEVRERVHMPKVEAVEGNGLSTEQLRQIVRHERRVELAFEDLRFADLYRWGEWKDAIERMNKEYETYGMGDYSRSYRGSQDDVWPIPQNEIDTDLNLKQHKEWGGE from the coding sequence ATGAAACAGAATAGAATATTCAACTCTATAAAAGTTGCGTCATTTTGCGGTATGATGGTGCTTACAGCAACATCTTGCTCTGACGACTTCTTTGATGTAAAAAACCCTAATGAGATTTCTAGTTCAACCTTCTGGAAAACTGAGTCAGATGCCTTGATGGCGCTTACGGGTTGTTATGACGCTATGCAAAATGGCGATTTGAACAACGATTATATTGATGGTTGGAAATTTGGTTTTCTCACCCGTGAAACTTGTACAGATAATGGTGGACACTCTTGGGGTAACGGGATGCTCGGTTCCTCTATTGCACAGGGAACATCAACAGCTAACGATCAGTGTTTCTCTAAGTATTGGAATGCGAACTATGAGCTTATCAAGCGCTGCAACGCATTGCTCGAGAATGTTGATGAAATCAGTATGAGCGACGACAAGAAGGCTGCTTTTAAGGGTGAAGCTATAGCTTTGCGTGCTCTCGGATATTGTAACTTGGTTTCAGTATTCCGCGATGTACCTTATCTCGAAAAGCCATTGACATTGGCTGAATGCCAACCTGCCCGAAATACAAAAGAAGAAATTGCCACCAAAGTTTTAGCAGACCTCAAGAAAAATATTCCTAATATCCCTGTTAAGGGAAAAGCAGGTAAAGGTCGACTTACACAAGAAGCAGCATACGCTATCATGGGGCGTTTAGCTCTCTTTACCAAGCACTACGATGAAGCTATTGAGGCATACAACCATGTAATAGGTAAATACAGCTTGTTCACCTCTGGTGATGGTTCTGATGGATATAAGAATTTCTCTGAGCTCTTCACAGAAAAGAATGAGGAATGCGATGAAGTAATCTTGGGTATTCATTATGCAGGACCTGGAAAGAACGAGGGTCAGACCTTCAGTATCAGCTGGGGTGGTCCGATGAATGCAGTTGAGGCTACTCGAAATCTCTGTGATGATTATTATTGCATTGATGGTCTGCCTATAGATAATTCACCTTTGTTCAAGGGTAAGACTGGCAAAGCAGCATACGATAAGGAAAATCCTGATTTTGCACGTTATGAGAATCGTGATCCTAGGTTGAAGGGAACTCTCTTTGTTCCTGGTATGAAGTGGCTCAACGATGTATATAATTATCCTAAAGAAGGTGGCAAGAAAATTCCTTCTGTTTCTCAAGTTGCCATTATGAAATGGTTCGTACCTGAGAATATGGCAAATGAGTATGATGGTAGTCTTGATTACTATGTAATCCGCTATGCAGAAGTTCTCCTTTCTCTTTCTGAAGCTATGATTGAGAAAGGTGGATATAGCCAAGAGCAGATTACCAAGTATATCAATGAAGTACGTGAACGTGTTCATATGCCAAAGGTTGAGGCTGTTGAGGGTAATGGTTTGTCAACAGAACAACTTCGACAGATTGTTCGTCACGAACGTCGCGTCGAGCTTGCTTTTGAGGATCTTCGCTTTGCAGATCTCTACCGCTGGGGCGAATGGAAGGATGCTATCGAACGTATGAATAAAGAATATGAAACATACGGTATGGGAGATTATTCCCGTTCTTACAGAGGGTCTCAAGATGATGTGTGGCCAATCCCACAAAATGAGATTGATACCGATCTCAACTTAAAGCAACACAAAGAATGGGGAGGAGAATGA
- a CDS encoding sulfatase — protein sequence MAALQALPLSLFAQNTGEKPNILYIMCDDHAIQAISAYGSAISQLAPTPNIDRLAERGMKFNEAFVENSLSTPSRACLMTGLYSHQNGQRMLAEGIDSTKTFFSEMLQKAGYETAVVGKWHMSCRPKGFDFYHILNDQGQYYNPTFASTDHYGEYKQEMGYATDLITDHAIEYLDQRDRNKPFCLLVHHKAPHRLWMPSTKYVGKYGKVNFPLPETFWDDYATRGSAASTQKMTIDEYMEMVRDLKVPEMYDPSTPEGRDSYAGLMGEMNRMTPQQREAIDAYYMPRNREFLSKNLTGKELVEWKYQNYIRDYMAVIASVDESVGRLLTYLDEHHLTDNTIIVYTSDQGFYMGEHGWFDKRFMYEESFHTPLIISYPKHIQPKSECNQMVQNIDFAPTFLDLAGLKKPAYMPGTSLQPLFAGQPVRKWRKSLYYHYYDYPNYHLVRKHDGVRTERYKLIHFYGKGGERAVPENKYQCQPGTSENWCFEYLKSINYITDDADIDYYELYDIQVDPNELHNLYGKPGMQKVEKEMKKLLATYRRNLKVDE from the coding sequence ATGGCTGCCCTTCAAGCCTTGCCGCTATCTCTCTTCGCCCAGAATACAGGCGAAAAACCAAACATCCTGTATATCATGTGCGATGACCACGCCATACAGGCTATCAGCGCCTACGGCAGTGCCATCTCCCAACTGGCGCCTACCCCAAATATTGACCGACTTGCAGAAAGGGGAATGAAATTCAACGAGGCTTTCGTTGAAAACTCGCTTTCTACACCAAGCCGTGCCTGTCTGATGACCGGTCTCTACAGTCATCAGAACGGACAGCGCATGCTGGCAGAGGGCATCGATTCCACCAAAACCTTCTTCTCTGAAATGCTGCAGAAGGCAGGCTATGAGACGGCAGTAGTGGGAAAATGGCACATGTCATGCCGCCCTAAAGGTTTCGATTTCTATCACATCCTCAACGATCAGGGACAATATTACAACCCGACCTTCGCATCAACAGACCATTACGGAGAATACAAGCAGGAAATGGGATATGCCACCGACCTCATCACAGACCATGCCATCGAATACCTCGACCAAAGAGACAGAAACAAGCCATTCTGTCTGCTGGTTCATCATAAGGCACCCCACCGTCTGTGGATGCCTAGCACCAAGTATGTTGGGAAATACGGCAAAGTAAACTTCCCGCTACCTGAAACCTTCTGGGACGACTATGCGACCCGAGGCTCGGCTGCATCCACCCAGAAGATGACTATCGATGAATATATGGAAATGGTACGCGACCTGAAAGTGCCCGAAATGTACGACCCTTCTACACCGGAAGGCAGAGACTCGTATGCTGGACTCATGGGAGAGATGAACCGCATGACACCGCAGCAGCGCGAGGCTATTGATGCCTATTACATGCCGAGAAACAGAGAATTCCTGAGCAAGAATCTCACGGGTAAGGAACTGGTAGAATGGAAATACCAGAACTATATCCGCGACTATATGGCAGTGATTGCTTCGGTGGATGAGAGTGTAGGCCGACTCCTGACTTATCTCGATGAGCATCATCTCACGGATAATACCATCATCGTATACACCTCCGACCAGGGATTCTACATGGGCGAACACGGCTGGTTTGACAAGCGTTTCATGTATGAGGAATCATTCCATACACCGCTCATCATCAGCTATCCTAAGCATATCCAGCCTAAGAGCGAGTGCAACCAGATGGTACAGAACATCGACTTTGCTCCTACCTTCCTCGACCTGGCGGGCTTGAAGAAGCCTGCCTATATGCCGGGCACTTCGCTCCAACCATTGTTTGCCGGACAGCCTGTAAGAAAATGGCGTAAGAGTCTGTATTACCATTATTATGACTACCCTAATTATCATCTGGTACGCAAGCACGATGGTGTGAGAACCGAGCGCTACAAACTGATTCATTTCTACGGCAAGGGTGGTGAAAGAGCCGTTCCAGAAAACAAGTATCAGTGCCAACCGGGAACTTCAGAAAACTGGTGTTTCGAATATCTCAAATCCATCAACTACATCACCGATGATGCCGATATTGACTACTACGAGTTGTATGATATCCAGGTTGATCCGAACGAGCTGCACAACCTCTACGGCAAGCCTGGCATGCAGAAGGTAGAAAAGGAAATGAAGAAGCTCCTCGCTACCTATCGCAGGAATCTGAAGGTAGATGAGTAA